One Desulfobacterales bacterium genomic window carries:
- the lon gene encoding endopeptidase La translates to MAQSDKDDLISLIEEDSSNADIPSTLPMLPVRDIVVFSDMVMPLFVGRTRSIRAVEEGVAKDGFLMLVTQKDPAIENPTADEIYRVGTVSRVLRMLKLPDGRVKALVQGVAKAKIVRYLRKRSFYRVKIDKVEEPFVEEINLEIEALMRTAREHTEKILSLRGELSGDISAILESIEDPGKLADLAASNLKLKIQESQQLLECIDPVRRLKKVNDLLSRELELSTVQAKIESDVKDEISKSQRDYFLREQVRAIYKELGEQDDKTVEVEDYRRKIKRAKMPKEADKEAIKQLKRLEQMHPDSAEATVSRTYLDWLVELPWHKSSRDSFDINKAKSVLEKDHYGLKNVKDRILEYLSVRKLNPRMKGLILCFVGPPGVGKTSLGQSIARALKRKFIRISLGGIRDEAEIRGHRRTYIGALPGRILQGLKQCSSNNPVFMMDEIDKLGADFRGDPSAALLEALDPEQNMAFSDHFLNIPFDLSKVMFILTANLTDTIPSALLDRMEVISLSGYTEEEKMVIAQKYLIPRQVKENGLKRRSVSVSRGALQQMITEYTSEAGLRNLEREIAAVCRKVARKIAEQQKEPFSVTRGNLHKYLGIPKYSPEMDREENQVGLSTGLAWTQAGGELLYVEASLINGKGELIVTGQLGDIMQESARAALSYARANLASWGVKDKKIDQCDIHIHVPAGAIPKDGPSAGIAMATALISAFTHRPVRSDVAMTGEITLRGRVLPIGGLKEKALGALRAGIRTVIIPAKNKKDLVEIPQPLKRKIQFIPVKHMSEVVRQAIIGPKLNARSKRAKTKSK, encoded by the coding sequence ATGGCTCAAAGCGATAAAGATGACCTCATCAGTCTGATTGAAGAAGACAGCTCCAATGCGGACATTCCATCAACACTTCCCATGTTGCCGGTTCGAGATATCGTTGTTTTCAGTGATATGGTGATGCCGCTGTTTGTCGGTCGCACCAGATCGATCCGTGCGGTTGAAGAAGGGGTGGCCAAAGATGGTTTTTTGATGCTGGTGACGCAAAAGGATCCGGCAATCGAAAATCCTACTGCTGACGAAATTTATAGAGTTGGCACCGTCAGTCGCGTCCTGCGCATGTTAAAGCTGCCCGATGGTCGTGTTAAAGCGTTGGTGCAAGGTGTGGCTAAGGCTAAAATTGTACGTTACTTGAGGAAACGCTCATTTTATCGGGTTAAAATTGATAAAGTTGAAGAGCCGTTTGTTGAAGAAATAAATTTGGAAATAGAAGCCCTGATGCGAACGGCTAGGGAACATACAGAAAAAATCCTTTCGTTACGAGGTGAACTTTCCGGTGATATCAGCGCCATTTTGGAAAGTATTGAAGATCCCGGCAAGCTGGCGGATTTGGCGGCATCTAATTTAAAGCTCAAAATTCAAGAATCCCAGCAACTTCTTGAGTGCATTGATCCGGTTAGACGTCTCAAAAAGGTAAACGATCTGCTTTCCAGAGAACTTGAACTCTCAACCGTTCAGGCCAAAATTGAATCCGATGTCAAAGATGAGATTTCAAAATCGCAACGTGACTATTTCCTTCGCGAACAAGTGCGGGCGATTTACAAAGAACTGGGCGAGCAAGATGACAAAACAGTTGAAGTTGAAGATTACCGCCGAAAGATCAAGCGCGCCAAGATGCCCAAAGAAGCAGACAAAGAAGCCATCAAGCAACTCAAACGTCTTGAGCAGATGCACCCGGATTCTGCGGAAGCAACTGTTTCGCGAACTTATCTGGACTGGCTGGTGGAGCTGCCATGGCACAAATCGTCTCGGGATAGCTTTGATATCAACAAAGCCAAATCAGTTCTTGAAAAGGATCACTATGGTTTAAAAAATGTTAAGGATCGGATTCTTGAGTATCTGAGCGTCCGCAAATTGAATCCTAGGATGAAAGGACTGATATTGTGCTTTGTCGGCCCACCCGGTGTCGGCAAAACCTCTCTGGGTCAATCAATTGCGCGGGCATTAAAACGTAAATTCATTCGTATCTCTTTGGGAGGTATCCGCGATGAAGCGGAAATCAGGGGCCACCGGCGCACTTACATTGGGGCGCTACCCGGTCGTATCCTGCAAGGTTTAAAGCAATGCAGTAGCAATAATCCGGTTTTTATGATGGATGAAATTGATAAACTAGGCGCCGATTTCCGCGGTGATCCTTCGGCAGCTCTTTTGGAAGCTCTGGATCCAGAGCAAAATATGGCTTTTAGTGATCATTTTCTCAACATCCCCTTTGATCTTTCCAAAGTGATGTTTATTCTGACGGCAAATCTAACGGACACCATTCCCTCTGCTTTGTTGGATCGCATGGAAGTTATTTCGTTGTCGGGATATACGGAAGAAGAAAAAATGGTTATCGCCCAAAAATATCTGATACCGCGACAAGTTAAAGAAAATGGACTCAAGCGTCGATCCGTTTCAGTTAGCCGCGGTGCATTGCAACAGATGATAACCGAGTATACATCCGAGGCCGGTTTGCGCAATCTTGAAAGGGAGATTGCTGCTGTATGCCGTAAGGTTGCCCGCAAAATTGCCGAGCAGCAAAAGGAACCATTTAGCGTAACCCGTGGCAATCTGCACAAATATCTGGGTATTCCCAAATATAGCCCTGAAATGGACAGGGAAGAAAATCAGGTGGGTTTGTCCACTGGCTTGGCTTGGACGCAGGCCGGAGGCGAATTGCTGTATGTTGAAGCGTCTTTGATCAATGGAAAAGGGGAATTAATTGTGACCGGTCAGTTGGGGGACATTATGCAGGAGTCTGCCCGGGCGGCATTAAGCTATGCACGGGCCAATCTGGCGTCATGGGGCGTGAAGGATAAAAAAATCGATCAGTGCGATATTCATATCCACGTGCCGGCCGGCGCGATCCCCAAAGACGGTCCCTCAGCCGGTATTGCCATGGCGACAGCATTGATTTCGGCATTCACCCATAGACCCGTGCGCAGCGATGTAGCCATGACCGGTGAAATTACGTTACGGGGCAGGGTTTTGCCCATTGGCGGCTTAAAAGAAAAAGCGCTCGGTGCGCTGCGGGCCGGAATCCGAACGGTCATCATACCAGCTAAAAACAAAAAGGATCTGGTTGAAATTCCGCAACCCTTAAAACGCAAAATTCAATTTATACCGGTAAAGCACATGTCGGAAGTGGTCAGGCAGGCCATCATTGGGCCAAAATTAAATGCGCGTTCAAAGCGGGCCAAAACCAAAAGCAAATAA
- the tsaB gene encoding tRNA (adenosine(37)-N6)-threonylcarbamoyltransferase complex dimerization subunit type 1 TsaB encodes MKILALDTATASCSVAITDERRTYAELTTRKNQTHSKHLMQMIDSVLESAGLHIDDLGGFALTIGPGSFTGLRIGISTIKGLALATDKPVVGISSLETLAWQCAHRNILISPLLDARKAEIYGATYRFIDNCLVEQTPAMASAPEAFIRKIKEPCIFVGCGAQLYRQTIEKSMGPNAHFMPDDQNLIKASSIAFLSMNRFKTSDTDGVADLVPRYIRKSDAELSVAARPQIKSPKNNF; translated from the coding sequence ATGAAAATACTTGCGCTCGATACAGCCACAGCCAGCTGCTCCGTTGCCATTACGGATGAGCGGCGCACATACGCTGAATTGACAACACGCAAAAACCAAACGCACTCGAAGCATTTGATGCAGATGATCGATTCGGTTTTAGAGTCTGCCGGACTGCACATTGACGATCTCGGCGGTTTTGCCCTTACCATCGGACCCGGTTCATTTACCGGACTGCGGATCGGAATCAGTACTATAAAAGGCTTGGCGTTGGCGACGGATAAACCGGTCGTTGGCATTTCCAGTCTTGAAACCCTTGCCTGGCAATGTGCACATCGAAACATTTTAATTAGCCCGTTGCTGGATGCTCGCAAGGCGGAGATTTATGGTGCGACCTACCGTTTCATCGACAACTGTCTGGTTGAGCAAACACCTGCTATGGCATCAGCACCGGAAGCATTTATTCGAAAAATTAAAGAACCCTGTATATTTGTCGGCTGTGGTGCGCAGCTTTATCGACAAACCATCGAAAAATCAATGGGCCCCAATGCGCATTTCATGCCTGATGACCAGAATCTGATCAAGGCATCCAGCATTGCATTTTTAAGCATGAATCGATTCAAAACCAGTGATACCGATGGCGTTGCTGACTTGGTTCCGCGATATATCCGCAAATCCGATGCGGAGTTAAGCGTTGCCGCCAGACCTCAAATCAAATCGCCCAAAAATAATTTTTGA
- a CDS encoding phosphatidylserine decarboxylase family protein, with translation MKTYSWSDPPGQTAFPVAKAGYPLILAAAFVTLIFALLDMTTATLIGVVVTFSFCGFFRDPDRVIPNQPGGIVSPADGKVIVVETIDDTPFFNGRCKKISIFMSVFNVHVNRIPFDGAIEKISHQPGKFFSANLDKASSQNEHNAVFLQTPDNTPICVVQVAGLIARRIICYAQPGMDLVKGQRYGLICFGSRLDVYLPEDTHVKVTVGEKVKAGTSLIGQFV, from the coding sequence ATGAAGACATATTCATGGTCTGATCCACCGGGTCAGACGGCCTTTCCGGTGGCAAAAGCCGGCTATCCGCTCATATTAGCGGCGGCATTTGTCACTTTGATTTTTGCGCTGCTGGATATGACCACGGCAACGTTGATCGGCGTTGTGGTGACATTTAGTTTTTGTGGCTTTTTCAGAGATCCGGATCGGGTTATTCCCAATCAACCGGGAGGCATCGTTTCACCGGCCGACGGGAAAGTTATTGTCGTGGAGACCATTGATGATACGCCTTTCTTCAATGGTCGCTGTAAAAAAATCAGCATTTTCATGTCCGTTTTCAACGTTCATGTAAATCGTATTCCTTTTGACGGTGCCATCGAAAAGATCAGTCATCAACCCGGTAAATTTTTTTCAGCGAATCTGGATAAAGCATCCTCGCAAAATGAACATAACGCTGTTTTCCTGCAAACTCCGGATAACACACCGATATGCGTTGTCCAGGTTGCCGGTTTGATTGCCCGAAGAATCATATGCTATGCACAGCCCGGAATGGATTTGGTAAAAGGACAGCGTTACGGATTGATTTGTTTTGGTTCCAGGCTGGATGTTTATCTGCCTGAAGACACGCATGTCAAGGTGACGGTTGGTGAAAAGGTAAAGGCGGGAACCTCCTTGATCGGGCAGTTTGTCTGA
- a CDS encoding 3-isopropylmalate dehydrogenase, whose amino-acid sequence MTKTYDIAVIPGDGTGPEVVAEGLKTLAAVAAKYNFECQLTTYDIGGDHYLATGETISEQQLASLSEKDAIFLGAIGHPEVKPGILEKGILLKTRFALDQYINLRPVKLYEGVYTPIKEKLPEHIDFVVVRENTEGLYTGAGGFLKHGTADEVAIQESINTRKGVERCIRFAFEYCQARNKDRKITLCGKTNVLTYAFDLWERTFYEVAKEYPNIEADYAHVDALCMWMVKNPEWFDVIVTDNMFGDIITDLGAMIQGGMGIAAGGNINPAGVSMFEPIGGSAPKYTGQQKINPIAAILAVQLLLDTIGEKKAALCVEAGVAKVLREDIKDVAAGQMGYSTSEIGELVVDYIEKSGL is encoded by the coding sequence ATGACAAAGACCTATGACATTGCTGTCATCCCCGGCGATGGGACTGGCCCTGAAGTTGTTGCAGAAGGATTGAAAACCTTAGCAGCAGTGGCGGCTAAATATAATTTCGAGTGTCAACTAACCACTTATGATATCGGTGGTGATCATTATCTGGCAACCGGTGAAACCATCTCAGAACAGCAGCTCGCATCGCTCAGCGAAAAAGATGCCATTTTTTTGGGTGCCATTGGCCATCCAGAGGTAAAACCCGGCATTCTGGAAAAGGGTATTTTGCTCAAAACCCGGTTTGCGTTAGATCAGTACATCAACTTGCGCCCCGTTAAATTATATGAAGGTGTCTATACACCGATCAAAGAAAAGTTGCCTGAGCATATTGATTTTGTCGTGGTTCGTGAGAACACCGAAGGCCTATATACCGGTGCCGGTGGTTTTTTAAAGCACGGCACCGCGGACGAGGTTGCTATCCAAGAATCCATTAATACGCGCAAAGGTGTGGAGCGTTGCATTCGCTTTGCATTTGAATATTGCCAAGCACGCAACAAAGACCGCAAAATCACCTTGTGTGGCAAAACCAATGTGTTGACCTATGCGTTTGATCTTTGGGAAAGAACCTTTTATGAAGTTGCCAAAGAATACCCGAATATTGAAGCCGATTATGCCCATGTGGATGCGCTTTGCATGTGGATGGTCAAAAATCCGGAATGGTTTGATGTCATTGTGACCGACAATATGTTTGGTGATATTATCACCGATCTGGGTGCAATGATTCAAGGTGGCATGGGGATCGCCGCGGGCGGCAACATCAATCCGGCCGGGGTTTCGATGTTTGAGCCCATTGGCGGCTCAGCCCCCAAGTACACCGGGCAGCAAAAGATCAATCCGATTGCCGCCATCTTAGCGGTCCAGCTGCTGCTGGATACCATCGGTGAAAAAAAAGCAGCCTTGTGCGTTGAAGCGGGTGTTGCCAAAGTTTTGCGAGAGGATATCAAAGATGTTGCGGCCGGCCAAATGGGGTATTCAACCAGCGAAATTGGAGAACTGGTCGTTGATTATATTGAAAAAAGCGGTCTATAG
- a CDS encoding aspartate-semialdehyde dehydrogenase — MAQKKFNIAVAGATGAVGNQMIRCLEEMGFPIKSVALLASKRSVGRQLKFRGDLIDIQELNKDSFKGIDIALFSAGGGTSETYAPAAFKDGCVVVDNSSAWRMDPQVPLVVPEVNPHAIGQYTQKGIIANPNCSTIQMVVALNPIHQKFGIKRVVVSTYQAVSGTGKKAIDELLDQTRAMINFLDYDSSVYPHRIAFNCLPHIDKFMDNGYTKEEMKMVNETRKIMEDDSIAVTATTVRVPVFFGHSESVNIETHEPVSAEEVKALLANTPGVKVMDDPDQNVYPLATDAAGQDLTLVGRIRQDESVPNGINMWIVADNIRKGAATNTVQIAKILAKEYL, encoded by the coding sequence ATGGCTCAAAAAAAATTTAACATTGCAGTTGCCGGCGCTACCGGTGCCGTGGGCAATCAGATGATTCGTTGTCTCGAAGAAATGGGTTTTCCGATAAAATCCGTTGCCCTTTTGGCCTCTAAACGCTCTGTCGGCCGCCAACTCAAATTTAGAGGGGATCTGATCGACATCCAGGAGCTTAATAAGGATTCCTTTAAGGGCATCGATATTGCGCTTTTTTCAGCCGGTGGCGGTACCAGTGAAACCTATGCCCCAGCTGCTTTCAAGGACGGGTGTGTGGTTGTTGATAATTCCAGCGCCTGGCGGATGGATCCGCAGGTCCCGTTGGTTGTGCCCGAGGTCAACCCCCATGCCATTGGCCAGTATACGCAAAAGGGCATCATCGCCAATCCGAATTGCTCGACGATTCAGATGGTCGTTGCCCTGAATCCGATTCACCAAAAATTCGGGATCAAACGCGTCGTGGTCTCAACTTACCAGGCCGTATCGGGTACGGGCAAAAAGGCTATTGATGAACTTTTGGACCAAACCCGTGCGATGATTAACTTTCTTGATTACGACAGCAGCGTTTACCCGCATCGCATTGCCTTTAATTGTTTGCCACACATCGATAAATTTATGGATAACGGCTATACAAAAGAAGAAATGAAAATGGTCAATGAAACCCGTAAAATTATGGAGGATGACAGCATTGCAGTTACGGCCACAACGGTTCGGGTACCGGTTTTCTTTGGCCACTCTGAATCCGTTAACATTGAAACCCATGAACCGGTATCCGCAGAAGAAGTCAAGGCGCTGCTGGCAAACACGCCCGGAGTTAAAGTCATGGACGACCCTGACCAAAATGTGTATCCACTAGCAACCGATGCGGCCGGGCAAGATTTAACCTTGGTCGGGCGCATTCGCCAGGATGAATCAGTTCCCAACGGCATCAATATGTGGATAGTGGCGGACAACATCAGAAAGGGTGCGGCCACCAACACGGTTCAGATTGCTAAAATCCTTGCGAAAGAATACTTATAA
- the greA gene encoding transcription elongation factor GreA: MERIPVTKEGFETLKKELENLKKVERPQNIKAIEEARAHGDLSENAEYAAAKDRQGFIEGRINDLEFKLANIDIIETDKLPKDRAVFGSKVVLENIETGEDVSYQLVGPDESDIENGRISVSSPLGRAIIGRKPGDELSLQVPGGRRTYELVEIL; the protein is encoded by the coding sequence TTGGAACGAATTCCCGTCACAAAAGAAGGCTTTGAGACTCTTAAAAAAGAGCTCGAAAATTTGAAAAAGGTTGAGCGCCCACAAAATATAAAAGCGATTGAAGAAGCAAGGGCCCACGGTGACTTGAGTGAAAATGCCGAATATGCTGCTGCCAAAGATCGCCAGGGCTTTATCGAAGGGCGCATCAATGACCTGGAATTCAAACTGGCCAATATTGATATTATTGAAACCGATAAATTGCCCAAAGACCGGGCTGTGTTCGGCAGCAAAGTTGTCCTTGAAAATATAGAAACCGGCGAAGATGTCAGCTATCAACTGGTGGGCCCGGATGAATCTGACATTGAAAATGGACGCATATCCGTCTCATCACCGCTAGGCAGGGCTATTATCGGACGCAAACCGGGTGATGAACTCTCGCTTCAAGTGCCCGGCGGCAGGCGAACATACGAGCTTGTTGAAATATTATAA
- the rpoZ gene encoding DNA-directed RNA polymerase subunit omega — MARITIEDCLRKISNRFLLVNIVSQRVRQIREGSDYLVSSPKNEDIVVALREAAAGKLVPIDTDETEEAET, encoded by the coding sequence GTGGCACGAATTACGATCGAAGATTGTCTTCGGAAAATTAGCAATCGATTTTTACTGGTCAACATTGTTTCTCAGCGCGTTCGGCAGATTCGCGAAGGCTCGGATTACCTGGTCAGTTCTCCCAAAAATGAAGATATCGTTGTGGCCCTGAGGGAGGCGGCAGCCGGAAAACTGGTGCCGATTGATACAGACGAAACTGAGGAAGCCGAAACCTAA
- a CDS encoding ATP-binding protein gives MGKAVHRYDMLRDGDRIVVGISGGADSLTMMWMLAERLPRIPIHFELFPVHIDPGFEGGFSQALQTYSANAGFSLRVEHTDYGVVGHSSGNRENPCFLCARLRRKRLFEIAEELDCNKLALGHNKDDIIETLFLNICYAGEVSTMLPSQTIFKDRFTIIRPLAYADEDLIRDLARERKFPEFINPCPSANNSKRQEIKTMLKQLYRNNPKIKGNIFRAMSRIKTAYLLK, from the coding sequence GTGGGTAAAGCCGTGCATCGTTATGACATGCTGCGGGACGGCGATCGCATTGTTGTCGGCATTTCCGGTGGTGCCGATAGTTTGACGATGATGTGGATGCTGGCCGAGCGCTTGCCGCGCATACCGATTCATTTTGAATTGTTTCCTGTTCATATTGATCCGGGTTTTGAAGGCGGGTTTAGTCAGGCATTGCAAACATACAGCGCAAACGCGGGTTTCAGTTTGCGGGTTGAACATACTGATTATGGTGTCGTAGGTCACAGCTCAGGCAATCGCGAAAATCCCTGTTTCTTATGTGCCCGCTTGCGTCGCAAACGGCTGTTTGAAATTGCCGAGGAATTGGATTGCAATAAACTGGCTTTGGGTCACAACAAAGATGATATCATCGAGACCCTATTTTTAAATATCTGCTATGCAGGCGAAGTCAGCACGATGCTGCCTTCCCAAACGATATTCAAGGACAGATTCACGATAATCCGGCCACTGGCGTATGCCGATGAGGACCTCATCAGAGATCTTGCCCGGGAGCGGAAATTTCCCGAATTTATCAATCCGTGCCCTTCAGCCAACAACTCAAAGCGGCAGGAGATAAAAACGATGCTAAAACAGCTTTATCGCAATAACCCGAAGATAAAGGGCAATATCTTCAGAGCGATGAGTCGGATTAAAACAGCCTATCTTCTTAAATGA
- the folE2 gene encoding GTP cyclohydrolase FolE2, translating into MKDTQNQRDYRNIPIDKVGIKNLRYPITVGDRREGTQHTVATINMYVDLPHEYKGTHMSRFVEMLHLLQPEISLQKFSEILTNMKKHLNAASAHIEVTFPYFIEKRAPVSSSPGLMDYTCRIVGTSDPEGKIDLVSEVIVPISSVCPCSLEISDTGAHNQRGEVHLATRFRKFIWMEDMIELVEATASTDVYSVLKRSDEKSVTETAFANPKFVEDIVRDIAKKLKEDDNITWFSVSAENFESIHNHSAYAHITSD; encoded by the coding sequence ATGAAAGATACCCAAAACCAACGCGATTACCGCAATATCCCCATTGATAAGGTGGGGATTAAGAATTTGCGATATCCGATTACCGTAGGCGACCGCCGGGAAGGCACTCAACACACAGTAGCCACTATCAACATGTATGTCGATTTGCCCCATGAGTATAAAGGCACCCATATGAGCCGGTTTGTCGAGATGCTTCATCTTCTGCAGCCGGAGATTTCACTGCAAAAATTTTCGGAAATATTAACCAACATGAAAAAACACCTCAATGCTGCCTCCGCACACATTGAGGTGACTTTTCCCTATTTTATCGAAAAACGAGCACCGGTCAGCTCATCTCCAGGTTTGATGGATTACACCTGCCGCATTGTCGGCACCAGTGATCCAGAGGGCAAAATCGATCTGGTTTCTGAAGTCATCGTGCCGATTTCATCCGTTTGCCCCTGTTCATTGGAAATCAGCGATACCGGAGCTCACAATCAGCGCGGAGAGGTGCATCTGGCAACCCGCTTTAGAAAATTCATCTGGATGGAAGACATGATTGAATTGGTCGAGGCAACCGCCTCCACCGATGTCTACTCTGTTTTGAAGCGTTCGGATGAGAAAAGCGTTACCGAGACGGCCTTTGCGAATCCCAAATTTGTAGAAGATATTGTCCGCGATATTGCCAAGAAACTAAAAGAAGACGACAATATTACCTGGTTTTCAGTCAGCGCTGAAAATTTTGAATCCATCCACAACCACAGCGCTTACGCGCATATCACCAGCGACTAA
- a CDS encoding D-alanyl-D-alanine carboxypeptidase codes for MAQNFSELEALIGQNDSILITDAQGQILFSKNADKKRIPASILKVFTSLVALHYLGDNYRFPTEFYLDQQSNLIIKGYGDPLLISENIAKISQILAVLLKTSNPLNDLIMDDSYFQQPLTIPGITSSAQPYDAPNGALCVNFNTVAFRRTAKGYVSAEPQTPLLPSVIKRIKASKLKAGRIVFSHHKDEISLYAGQLFQYFLKQQGVRFKGKIKLGKVDTEVDRLVYRYESVASLDQNVVRLLEHSNNFMTNQVLIATGAHIIGSPGTLAKGVTIAGDYAEEVLGLADMKIVEGSGISRDNKVSASQMERVLQEFLPYHYYMRRAGREYYKTGTLYGISTRAGYIKRANGKLCRYVIMLNSPGKSTEPIALRLLRILD; via the coding sequence ATGGCCCAGAATTTTTCTGAACTGGAAGCCTTGATCGGGCAAAATGATTCCATTTTGATCACCGATGCCCAGGGTCAAATCCTATTTTCGAAAAATGCCGACAAAAAGCGAATACCAGCCTCGATTTTAAAAGTATTTACCTCCCTGGTGGCTTTGCACTATCTTGGGGACAATTACCGATTTCCGACCGAGTTCTATTTGGATCAGCAATCAAATCTTATAATCAAGGGGTATGGCGATCCCCTGCTGATTTCCGAGAACATTGCAAAAATCTCACAGATCTTGGCAGTCCTTTTAAAAACATCAAACCCGCTGAACGATCTGATTATGGACGACTCCTATTTCCAGCAGCCGTTGACCATTCCTGGAATTACCTCATCAGCCCAACCTTATGATGCTCCCAATGGCGCACTGTGTGTCAATTTCAACACGGTGGCCTTTAGACGCACCGCAAAGGGGTATGTCAGTGCCGAACCCCAAACACCCTTATTGCCCTCGGTGATCAAAAGAATCAAGGCCTCAAAACTTAAAGCCGGCCGCATCGTTTTTTCCCATCATAAAGACGAAATATCGCTCTATGCCGGCCAGCTTTTCCAATATTTCTTGAAACAGCAGGGGGTGCGCTTCAAGGGCAAGATCAAGCTGGGAAAAGTTGATACGGAAGTTGACCGATTGGTATATCGATATGAATCCGTTGCATCACTCGATCAGAATGTTGTCAGACTTTTGGAACATTCCAATAATTTTATGACCAACCAGGTGTTAATCGCCACCGGCGCCCATATCATCGGATCTCCGGGCACCCTTGCCAAAGGGGTCACCATCGCAGGCGATTATGCCGAAGAGGTATTGGGCTTGGCGGACATGAAGATTGTCGAAGGGTCTGGAATATCCCGTGACAACAAAGTGTCAGCCAGTCAAATGGAACGTGTTCTGCAAGAATTTTTGCCCTACCATTATTATATGCGCCGGGCGGGCAGAGAATATTACAAGACCGGAACGCTTTATGGTATCAGCACGCGCGCCGGTTATATCAAAAGAGCCAACGGTAAGCTCTGCCGCTATGTGATCATGCTCAACAGCCCGGGCAAATCCACCGAGCCCATAGCTTTAAGGCTTCTACGCATCCTCGATTAA
- the dtd gene encoding D-aminoacyl-tRNA deacylase yields the protein MRAVIQRVEQSSVKVDDQIVAQIGSGLLILLGIAKNDTAQDADYLVNKIIHLRIFEDAKGKMNRSLLQTGGELLAVSQFTLLADCRKGRRPSFIEAAEPEKATELYEAFVERVRHHGIRVQTGHFGAMMAVALVNDGPVTIIIESPQ from the coding sequence ATGCGTGCTGTTATTCAAAGAGTTGAGCAAAGTTCGGTTAAAGTCGATGACCAGATTGTAGCCCAAATCGGAAGCGGTTTACTCATATTGCTGGGGATTGCCAAAAACGACACTGCCCAGGATGCCGATTATCTGGTTAACAAAATTATTCATCTCAGGATTTTTGAAGATGCGAAGGGCAAGATGAACCGCTCGCTGTTGCAAACCGGTGGTGAGCTGCTGGCGGTTTCTCAATTTACCTTATTGGCGGATTGTCGCAAAGGCAGACGGCCTTCTTTTATCGAGGCGGCTGAACCCGAGAAGGCGACTGAACTTTACGAGGCCTTTGTTGAGAGGGTGCGCCACCACGGTATCAGGGTGCAAACCGGTCATTTTGGCGCTATGATGGCAGTCGCTTTAGTCAATGACGGCCCGGTAACCATTATTATTGAGAGCCCACAGTAG